A region of Dioscorea cayenensis subsp. rotundata cultivar TDr96_F1 chromosome 5, TDr96_F1_v2_PseudoChromosome.rev07_lg8_w22 25.fasta, whole genome shotgun sequence DNA encodes the following proteins:
- the LOC120260457 gene encoding embryo-specific protein ATS3A-like, producing MARSTPFFLLFLVFCISSPSSSSSSAVNPKPEELATFKPQDTSKVGRLNNVRGGCSYTVKIKTSCSSPRYTRDMISIAFGDAYRNEVYAPRLDDPSSGAFERCSTDTFKMQGPCGYGVCYLYVRRDGWDGWTPEWVQILETSYHRFVNFYYGSPIPNGVWFGFNNCPRLVTRPTGGAQLV from the exons ATGGCGAGATCCACGCCCTTTTTCCTACTCTTCCTCGTCTTCTGCATCTCCTCACCATCTTCATCGTCGTCCTCTGCCGTAAACCCTAAACCTGAAGAGCTCGCAACCTTCAAACCCCAAGACACCAGCAAG GTTGGTCGTTTAAACAACGTGAGGGGTGGTTGTTCATACACGGTGAAAATCAAGACGAGCTGCTCTTCCCCTCGGTACACTCGAGACATGATCAGCATCGCCTTCGGCGACGCCTACCGCAACGAGGTATACGCGCCGCGGCTGGACGACCCATCGTCGGGGGCGTTCGAGAGGTGTTCGACGGACACGTTCAAGATGCAAGGGCCCTGTGGGTATGGTGTATGCTACTTGTATGTGCGCCGTGATGGTTGGGATGGGTGGACACCCGAATGGGTTCAGATCTTGGAGACTAGTTATCACCGCTTTGTGAACTTTTACTATGGATCTCCGATCCCGAATGGTGTGTGGTTTGGGTTTAATAATTGCCCACGTTTGGTGACCCGACCAACTGGTGGTGCTCAACTTGTGTAG
- the LOC120260595 gene encoding protein BUNDLE SHEATH DEFECTIVE 2, chloroplastic, with protein MSPPLSSIYYPSFLNFFFFFFSFSIVMANASSLTSVNAMVAPANPLLITHRTNLFLSGFRVTTSQKSSSSFQSLKVEATGSNKETKPKSIVCGDCDGNGAILCTQCKGTGVNSVDHFNGQFKAGGLCWLCRGKRDILCGNCNGAGFIGGFMNAPDD; from the exons ATGTCTCCTCCACTCTCTTCCATCTATTATCCatctttcttgaatttttttttcttttttttttctttttcaatagtAATGGCGAATGCTTCCAGTTTAACGTCTGTGAATGCTATGGTTGCTCCAGCCAACCCGCTGTTGATCACCCACAGGACCAATCTTTTCCTTTCTGGTTTTCGTGTCACTACCTCTCAGaaatcttcttcctcttttcaaTCTCTCAAGGTTGAG GCCACAGGTagcaacaaagaaacaaagccAAAAAGCATTGTTTGTGGCGATTGTGATGGAAATG GCGCAATCTTGTGCACACAATGCAAAGGAACCGGAGTGAATTCCGTTGATCACTTTAATGGTCAATTTAAAGCAGGGGGATTATGTTGGCTCTGCAG AGGAAAGCGGGATATCTTATGCGGGAATTGCAACGGTGCAGGCTTTATTGGTGGATTCATGAACGCACCTGatgattaa